The sequence below is a genomic window from Uranotaenia lowii strain MFRU-FL chromosome 2, ASM2978415v1, whole genome shotgun sequence.
atgatcatttttggtagatttattcatattctagcTAATCGCGGCTCTTTTTTTGTactagaatgaatataaatggctaaatatccCCAATTTCCCCtagctttttcaaatttatgcataaatttcactgtaacaatcgagcgattcacataccaaatgcaaaaaccaagtgatttagtgtaaaatttgtcgctgaatcgagtgatgtacaccgcttagtgctcagcttacAAGAATGGtcgcaatcaccccgatttcccctaaaatcgagcgatatatggaaaaaaatcattataacaaatgacaatgcatcataaaatgcacaaaaatgattgaaacaggtGTGAAGTttattgctgaatcgaatgatgtacaccgcttagcgttcagttgacgagaagagcctcaatcacCTCGATATCccctaaatttattaaatttctttgaaaaatacattgttacaaACGCGAATTTAATTCAACCGATATATAAAACATTGAATcgggtgtaaaacttattgctgaatcaaatGATATACGCCGCTAAGCGTGAAGTTGACGAGAAAAGCCACAaccaccccgatttcccctaaatttatgcagtttcttggaaaaaaaacattataacaaacgaaaatgcaaaTGAACATATGAGAGAAACATTGAATCAGGTGGAAAACTTATCGCTGAATCGAATGAAGAACACCGCTCTGCACTGAGTTGACAAGAAAAGTCTCATTTTCCCCAATTTATCCtaaattcattcataaactCATACAATGTGAACCAACAAATCGTAGGAACAAATGAGAAAGcatcgaaaaagatacaaacaCATTAAAACGTATGTGAAACTaactgttgaataaaataatggacACCACTTAAATTCTGTTGATGAATAAAGTCCTATTTGACTCAATTTCCCCTAAATACttgcaatttaagaaaaaaatctttcgagaATGCATCAGAAAGTGCACAGAAATAACTGAACAATGTGAAAAACTAATTGTTGAACAGAATGATGTACACTGCTGAACGTTAAGATGACGAAAAAGCCTGGATCACCcccttttcccctaaatttgaaaaatatttttttgaattgataattgataTTGGTTTAAACATGATGAGGCTCTTCTCATCGATTCGACAGTAATACTCAAATCAATCTCATAAATTACAGGAGCTTTtcgtttgttataattttttttcgatgaaattatatgaatttaggggaaatcggggtggtTCTGACTTTTCTCGTCAACTTCACGCTTAGtggtgtacatcatttgattcagcaataagttttacacccgattcaatgttttttgtttctgtAAAGTTAAATTCGCGTttgtaacaatgtatttttcaaagaaatttaataaacttaGGGGAAATCGAGgtgattgaggctcttctcgtcaactgaacgctaagcggtgtacatcattcgattcagcaataagttttacacctgtttcaatcatttttgtgcattttatgatgcattgtcatttgttataatgatttttttccacatatcgctcgattttaggggaaatcggggtgattgcgaccattctcgtaagctgagcactaagcggtgtacaccactcgattcagcgacaaattttacactaaatcacttggtttttgcatttggtatgtgaatcgctcgattgttacagtgaaatttatgcataaatttggaaaagctaGGGGAAATTGGGAATATTTAGCCATTTATATTCGTTCTAGTACAAAAAAGTGACGCGATTAgctagaatatgaataaatctaccaaaaatgatcttaaatcttaaatttaagggaaaagaggcaaaatgagccacttgtcgtagTAAAACCACAAATTGGAGTACCTcaatcgattcagctgacatttttacataaataagtatggtttgtataacttttttgttgcaaggtagatggctacaatcggaattataactttacaccctaaaaaaataggggaaatcgggcaaaatgagacgttaagagtcattttatcagaaagcggtgtagaccattcgattcctcgtgtttttttgcataagaaatgatagttttcgaaaatttagaaCAGTTGAGGCGATCGTCACAGAAATAGGTACCTTTTTTTGATCAATAATCCCCACTGTGCGCGGGGTCGGACGCattctactcgacagccccccgtcgatggggtcagtctactccgaccattgtccggtcttctttatccccttggctggcaactctaggatttttggcccgcggattttcctgcccgttgtgtgccagatcgagagcagcttatcctagacttgcgcctgtcacggcacatattcgggacttggaacgctacgactcggatgtttcccgacggtgacgacatcctacacctaccctagaggctcgcccggcaacgagagcctctctacccgtggttATCCCCCggcagtggttaaccctcttccctcgagatccgctacgaagaaggtaaagtcttatccccgcagtttccctcttagaaAGCGACACTACTCGGATATCCCCCGacgttggggtatcctacacacgtttgCGGCGCACACCTGACAATACGGTGCGGGACAGTTGGTCTTGTatggcaagaagttttctcatgACACGCTTTTGGCTCATTTTCATTACCTTTCATACTGCCTAAtttaatctatccgtctataattttcattacttccatttgatattcttcctattagaatgtatacttcaccgaaatgccattaatcattcaatttaaatcataaaccagcggtgataatctgTTAACAGAAAATAAATAGATCACGATCTGGTATATTCGAAATCCCGTCAGGAGTACCTCAAGGAAGCCACCTCGGACGGCTACTTTTCATTACATTTGTGAATGATCTCTGTAAAACACTCCACTCTGATAAGCTTCTGTATGCCGATGATCTGAAGCTTTTTAGGAGGATTCGAAGTGCCATAAACTGTATGGCACTGCAAGCTGATAACGCAAGGCTTGAAAGCTGGTGCCGCTTGAACGGGATGCAagctaatgcaaaaaaaaaaatgcaaagtaGTGAATTCACCCGCTCACGATACATCGTCAATCTTGCTGGACTACCGCCTATCTGGAAGTTATCTGTAAAACGTAAAGTCCATACTAGATCTTGGAGTAAAGATTGATAACAGGCTCACATTTGCTGGACACATTGCAATTACTTCCGCAAAAGGTTTTTCTGCATAAGAATTTCTGCGTCGAAATACCGAGGATTTTGACGATATCTATACGTTGAAAGCTGTTTACTGCGCATCAGTACGAAGCATTATGGAATGCACTGCTCAGATATGGGCTCCCCTTTATAGCGCACAGTGATACCGCCTTGAACGAGTTCAACGTAGTTTTATGAGGTATGCTTTACGACACCTTCCCTGACCTGAACTGCTTCGCCTTCCGTCTTACGACCAAAGTTGCGCCCTTGTAAATCTGGCCATGCTCGAAAAACGTCGCACTGAACTTCACATGCATtgacaagaaattcaatgccgaccggaGCACCACCAGAAGTATTCGTCTGCGCGagggaatacgatcttatcgggccaaTAAGCAACCAAATGGGACATGAAGCagaatgtagaagccaaaggacgtgcccggaagttatacaacaaggttctaacgaagtacgacgaaTGCATCCTAATGGATAaagaaacgtacgtgaagatggattttgggcagcttcctagCCAAacattttacaaagccactggtcggggtgatgtttCCGgtaagttcaaattcgtttttgccgtaagtttgcaagaaagtgtttgatagTATAGTATGtatattagactagttcacttttcggcttttttcgctgatcgcaATGCCACTTACAGGgattgatcctcattcattttcaagaactctggccgaatttgagctcatttgagtaagtttccagcgtgcgctagaagtgttattgaaaaaagtccatttttctggaaaattttcgtagatgtgttctagcaagctgttgttaatataaaatgataattttaaagtgctcggtgattggtatgacaagcattcgtatggacctgatttagataattgactaaatcaaaccaaaaaaatttaaaaattcataaactaccaacttttacagaaaatttacttacaagttgagagcttaaaatcagtagtaaatagaaaaaaaatattttcgatataaacttttcataaaaagatagccttatttattacctttaatttgatgtataacacttaatgatcgcaagagtgctagcaaagttattcaaatatctatgcaacaaatttgatttgataaaatatttttcattcaagtttgctccacaccaacttgtgcacaagaaaggatattttattctatcaagtaccccatgacgggggcaggagttaaaaaaaagcgcgcgctttgatcaagttgtaagcaagtcctcttgatgccacgttttgcaggttgcatgatgctaaaacttgaatggagacaacattatcattcaaagaatgtgatgtgaatgtttgaatatctttgcttgtactgttgcgataattaagtgtattacatcaaattaaaggttataaataaggctatctttttatgaaaattttatatcgaaaatattttttttctatttactactgattttaagctctcaacttgtaagtaaattttctgtaaaagttggtagtttatgaatttttaaattttttcggtttgatttagtcaattatctaaaacaggtccatacgaatgcttatcataccaatcaccgagcactataaaattatcattttatattaacaacagcttgctagaacaaatctacgaaaattttccagaaaaatggacttttttcaataaaacttctagcgcacgctggaaacttactcaaatgagctcaaattcggccagagttcttgaaaatgaatgaggatcaatccctgtaagtggcgttgtgatcagcgaaaaaagccgaaaagtgaactagtctaatgtatATGCAGCTGCgtacgaaaaaccccggtttttgtgacaaacaagaCCGGAGTCAATGGTCatgtacaaggaggaatgcctgagaAAACGAATTCTTTCGTAGGGACATAAGATCTcccaaaggaccagtaaagttttggccggatttggaaGCTGTCTCTACAGCAAAGGGTTACTtttacagtggtatcgggacaacagggtggattttgtcgaaaagaacatcaacccacccagCTGCCCTCAGTTTCGCCATATCGAAGAATATTgtgcaattgtcaagcagaagatgaagaagagaagttgaaacaaaatggctgctgaggtcagcgaacGGGGTtttcaaactatgatgagtggtattcgacaaaaagttcgaaatttcatcaaaaccacatcggaatttttttttattatttatcctttaaagtgcaataaaaaaactatattctgagtacaaaacatttttatttcgtttacaaagCTCCGAGATAggccctttttaatgcgtccagattgaggatgatccatgcttttgTGCCGGCACGGTATAGAATCATATGCCGATAATCGCACCTTCAAGGAATATCATTATTGGAGTAAAGTCTGATTTGTTGGTGTATAAGGTAAGTGATATCTACGGACTTTCGAACATagtctaaaaagtttttttcattcctagtttttatttaaacccTAGTACGATCATCAATGGATGTATCTGTGTTGCCATTCCAGATGGACTTCCCTACCGTGAAGATCGGATCTGTTGTGTACGAAAGCAGTTAGGTCGCTAAATACGGTTCCTATATAGTATGTTTTTGTAAAGCTACTACCTCACCCGCGCCTGCGACTGCGTACGGTACGTAATTCGGCAGAAATTCAACATGTTAGTAATAAATATATCTTAGTCAGATTGTAACACAGTGTAAAGATATGATCGCGATCATCTCTGATTTCCAacagaaaaatataaatgttcTGATAACAATATTGAAAAACGATAGCTTGACATCACGGTTTATTTTTATCTCTCTCTCTTCAGCGTCTGTTTGTTAAAATGTTAACCTCTAGCAGGAGTGGAAATTTGTAGTCTTTCACAGTTCAGTCATAGGTCTTCAATCACTCCGATTTCATGTatacgaaaaaatagtgttgtgcatggtttttttttgggatcgGTATGCAAGGACAACACCTCTAAAAACCAAAATGCATGTTACGATCTACTTCCCACACGAATAACATTATAGGTATGTAGTTAGCACATTATAACGACTATAACAACAACAGTTACAACAATCTCTCTGCTTCCCTGATTTCCCGACGATTTCAGTTCCTTCTTAATCCCTGTTGATCCACATTCCTCGTGTTCATTTGACCGTTCGTCGTTTCTACCCGTTCAAAATCCGTGTATATCGATTCCCTACTCTTGCgttttcttattcaaaaatttctttgtttgttttttttattatatcgcTACTTTTGGTGGGAAtgggttcattttttttttagcttggcTGGGATCCTCGTGCCCTAAATGACTTTTAAGGTTTTTCTTATTGTAATAGTGACATTACATGTTAGGAACCCGAAGGCTCAATTTTAGAACAATTCTATTTGTTATCGCTTCGTTCACTACTCACTACTCATGTTGGAGATAAGGTTCGTtcgattcttttttaaatgaattaagaaaaaactgaattttgacaAATGATCTCTAGCGGTCAAATTCCTTTTCAACATCCTGAATTTAAATACTGAAGTTGGATTTCTGTATTTTGAATCGAAACTCtcgataaaaaatacaaaaccatTAACTATACCGAAATATGATGATAATGTACAATTAATCAATCGATGCtcttaatctgaatctgaaatctgaatctgaaatccgaatctgaaatctgaatctgaaatctgaatctgaaatctgaatctgaaatctgaaatctgaatctgaaatctgaatctgaatctgaaatctgaatctgaactctgaatctgaaatctgaatctgaatctgaaatctgaatctgaaatctgaatctgaaatctgaatctgaaatctgaatttcgaatcggaaatctgaatctgaatcggaaatctgaatttgaaatctgaaccGGAATTTGATTCGGAAATTTGAATCGAAAATCTGAGTATGAATTCTGAAaccagaaatttgaaatttttaatctgaaactgaaatctaaaTCAGGGACAGAAATTTGAAACGTAGATCTggatcttaaatctgaatctgaaatccgaactcGTCAAATTTCACATCTTATACCCAACTTCTGTATGCGTTCAAAACAAAACTGTCAATTAAGATGAGATTCAAAGATACGTAAATTTAGCGAGTCATGTCACATGACTCGCAGAATAACACTCTGTGTTctgaaactttattttgaatctgaattctagttctctgaaaatctgaaattaaaatttagaatgtgATTTCGAAATCTTTGTTCTGAGTTCCGATTCTGAGGTCTGAAATTAGAATCCTGAACTTTGAATTCTTGTTTTGATTTCTGACGCTCAACTTCTAATCTGAAGTCCGTAAAATATAATAATTGTTCATTTTAGTTTGATTATAAGATTTttaggttttgaaaatttaaaattattaaggcttttgtagttttcaaaatgtatgatAATATAAAACCGAACGAACCTATCCCCTACATTCAGCTACGAGATTGTACTACTATCATCAGACTCCTACAAATTTCATCTACCCGCGTTTCTTGGACTAAATATTATATAAATGTATCTTCTAGCGGCTCTATTTTAGAACTATTTTAGTAGTGTGAGTATTGACTCCGTTTTGCTCTGCGCACTAACACCGATCACTAAAACATTCACAATGAaacgtaattttttgtttttttttcctcataaaaACTGACTCCTATAATAACGATTTTAGTGTATGCATTGTTTCTGTTACTTACTTTGGTTTATTCgtgaacattttttgtttctaaCTTCCTATAAAAAGGTTTCTTTTGTTTGGACGTCCTGGACGAAGGTTaaaaagaacaacaacaaccatTTTGTTTTGCGATTCTTAGGACAATTACTAACACACGTTAAATTAACAATTTCTTTGTATACATGTGGGTGTAAAACTATCAATCTGTTAGATCTCTAGGGGATGACGGGTTCAATTTTATTAGCTAACTTAAAACAGATCAATACACTACAGTCTCATTTTTGGTGATGGgctaacgattttttttttgacaatgtcTTTGGATTGTTTTAACGATCTAAAACTCTGTTGAGTATTTGGTTATAAAATTCATCCACGTTTCACGGGCTGTTTAGAAATGTTTAAGCATTTTGCAGGTATTTCGCTACCGTATTGACATTTATTTTGTCGATTCCTTCTTGTAGAAAACTACTTTTCAGTGGGATTTGTTGCCATATCATACGTATGTGTGCATCAGAATGACCAGTGCGTTGAGGAAGCCGTTTTTGTATAGGTACTCTCATTCCCGGTAGAAAGTGATTCGgttgtgttttgttttaaaacatttgtcggtggttagcaaaaaaaaattcggttttttctttcatcttAAGTTCCCAGTAAAGTTGCTTGCTTGCGTGATTGGAAGAGTCTGATTGCTGTTCGATACGCGCGATGTTCGCCGTGCACAAAAATCAATCTCTGAGCTCGAATGGGTCtgatcgtttttttattttatcaattttttggaaGAGTCGAGTTCGTTTTtgcgatttgatttttgcagaaGTATAGGCACTTTatccgaaaatgaaaacaaagtttcaaacaCACGAGTGCAGCAGTGATGTCGACCTTGTACGTGCGTGGTGTTTGGCATTGCTGGCGGACTTTGGTTTTTCTTTATGTTTGATAATGGGATGTCAGCGATCGGGCAGTTCTACTTACATTTTGGAAAGTTGGCTTAAAACCAAGTTACATTACCATACAGTCGTCACATTCCGCCCCAGCGTCGTCCTCGCAGTTGCAGTCGCACAGACCACAATCGGCTCCGTCACCCTCGGCAGTTTCGTACTCGCAGCAGGAACAGCACGGTTCTTCTGCCTGCTGAATCGTTACTTCCGGCGTGGAAATCTGCTGGAATAAAATCAATGGTTAAAAATAActccaaaaagtttaaaaatgtcttaTATCTACTAACCGGTTCCGATGTGATCACTCCTTCCACGTTGTTCGGTGCCACGCTGGACGGGTTTACCGGAAACAGAATCTCCCCCGGAAACAGATAGGTGTCGCAAAAGTACGCACTGTGGGTGTTCTTGATGTGCTGCTTCAGCTTCTCCATCGTCGGCATCGGCATATCACAGAGCGGACACTTGAAGTCCATTGTCATTGCTGTTCAGGTCGATTGGAAAGCGGCTTCCGGTTTAGATatgttatattatatttttgtctcTCCTTTTGCAATCCGACGTGTTTCCTACAATCGTCGTCGAGGATTCGGATTTCCTGCTGCCGCAAATCTATTAATAGAGCCGTTCACACCAAACTCACTGCATATCGTTTATTATCTTTAACTTTTGCTTCCATCGTCGCTGTGTCTTCTTCCATAGAAAAATCAGCTGAAAAGACAAAAGGGGCGTAGATGTAACATATTTTGCGTCCAATTTCACACGATCCACGTGAACTCCTTCAACCAAAATACCCCTCATCAATTATCCTTACCTTTCTATGACACGTTTTGAATGGGTTTGATCTAGTTCCGGTTGAgtaaaactttagaaaattatCAACAATTATCAACGCGCCTGCAGATAGACTATAGATTTGCAAGCATTAACAATCTCTCTATCGACGACGATGTTTGTCAAAGTGATGCTG
It includes:
- the LOC129745106 gene encoding uncharacterized protein LOC129745106 isoform X2, yielding MTMDFKCPLCDMPMPTMEKLKQHIKNTHSAYFCDTYLFPGEILFPVNPSSVAPNNVEGVITSEPISTPEVTIQQAEEPCCSCCEYETAEGDGADCGLCDCNCEDDAGAECDDCMVM
- the LOC129745106 gene encoding uncharacterized protein LOC129745106 isoform X1, coding for MTMDFKCPLCDMPMPTMEKLKQHIKNTHSAYFCDTYLFPGEILFPVNPSSVAPNNVEGVITSEPQISTPEVTIQQAEEPCCSCCEYETAEGDGADCGLCDCNCEDDAGAECDDCMVM